In Oncorhynchus kisutch isolate 150728-3 linkage group LG7, Okis_V2, whole genome shotgun sequence, one DNA window encodes the following:
- the LOC109893914 gene encoding beta-soluble NSF attachment protein-like isoform X2, giving the protein MRSARGPGSTCSCRTNWTQPLASSTQGTLTRRLILRGRFTIAAKHHITIAEVYESELVDIEKAIAHYEQAADYYKGEESNSSANKCLLKVGHYSAQLEQYPKAIEIYEQVATNTMDNPLLKYNAKEYFFKASLCHFIVDELNAKLAIEKYEEMFPAFADSRECKLLKKLLDAHEEQNCEAFTEAVKEFDSISRLDQWLTTMLLRIKKTIQGDAGDLK; this is encoded by the exons ATGCGTTCTGCCAGGGGGCCCGGCTCCACATGCAGCTGCAGAACAAACTGGACTCAGCCACTAGCTTCGTCGACGCAGGGAACGCTTACAAGAAGGCTGATCCTCAGG GGTAGGTTTACTATTGCAGCCAAACATCACATCACCATCGCAGAGGTGTATGAGTCTGAGCTGGTGGACATAGAGAAG GCGATCGCCCACTATGAGCAGGCAGCCGATTATTATAAAGGGGAGGAGTCGAACAG ttctgCTAACAAGTGTCTGCTGAAGGTGGGCCACTACAGTGCTCAGCTAGAGCAGTATCCGAAAGCCATTGAGATCTACGAGCAG gtggccACCAATACCATGGACAACCCCCTGCTGAAGTATAATGCCAAAGAGTACTTCTTTAAAGCCTCCCTCTGTCACTTCATAGTGGATGAACTCAACGCAAag CTGGCCATAGAGAAGTATGAGGAGATGTTTCCTGCTTTCGCAGACTCCAGAGAGTGCAAGCTGCTGAAG aagTTGCTGGATGCCCATGAGGAGCAGAACTGTGAGGCGTTTACTGAAGCTGTTAAAGAGTTTGACTCCATCTCTCGTCTGGACCAATGGCTCACCACCATGCTGCTCCGTATCAAGAAGACCATCCAGGGAGATGCTGGAGATCTCAAATAA
- the LOC109893914 gene encoding beta-soluble NSF attachment protein-like isoform X1, whose product MDTSGKEKEAMQLMAEADKKVKSSGSFLGGMFGGSHHKVEDACEMYARAANMFKMAKNWTAAGNAFCQGARLHMQLQNKLDSATSFVDAGNAYKKADPQEAINCLNAAIDIYTDMGRFTIAAKHHITIAEVYESELVDIEKAIAHYEQAADYYKGEESNSSANKCLLKVGHYSAQLEQYPKAIEIYEQVATNTMDNPLLKYNAKEYFFKASLCHFIVDELNAKLAIEKYEEMFPAFADSRECKLLKKLLDAHEEQNCEAFTEAVKEFDSISRLDQWLTTMLLRIKKTIQGDAGDLK is encoded by the exons ATGGATACCTCCGGGAAAGAGAAGGAGGCGATGCAGCTGATGGCTGAAGCCGACAAGAAGGTCAAATCCTCCGGATCATTCCTGGGGGGGATGTTCGG gggGAGTCACCACAAAGTAGAAGATGCATGTGAGATGTACGCCAGAGCAGCCAACATGTTCAAGATGGCCAAGAACTGGACTG ctgctgGTAATGCGTTCTGCCAGGGGGCCCGGCTCCACATGCAGCTGCAGAACAAACTGGACTCAGCCACTAGCTTCGTCGACGCAGGGAACGCTTACAAGAAGGCTGATCCTCAGG AGGCTATCAACTGTCTAAATGCAGCCATCGATATTTACACTGACATG GGTAGGTTTACTATTGCAGCCAAACATCACATCACCATCGCAGAGGTGTATGAGTCTGAGCTGGTGGACATAGAGAAG GCGATCGCCCACTATGAGCAGGCAGCCGATTATTATAAAGGGGAGGAGTCGAACAG ttctgCTAACAAGTGTCTGCTGAAGGTGGGCCACTACAGTGCTCAGCTAGAGCAGTATCCGAAAGCCATTGAGATCTACGAGCAG gtggccACCAATACCATGGACAACCCCCTGCTGAAGTATAATGCCAAAGAGTACTTCTTTAAAGCCTCCCTCTGTCACTTCATAGTGGATGAACTCAACGCAAag CTGGCCATAGAGAAGTATGAGGAGATGTTTCCTGCTTTCGCAGACTCCAGAGAGTGCAAGCTGCTGAAG aagTTGCTGGATGCCCATGAGGAGCAGAACTGTGAGGCGTTTACTGAAGCTGTTAAAGAGTTTGACTCCATCTCTCGTCTGGACCAATGGCTCACCACCATGCTGCTCCGTATCAAGAAGACCATCCAGGGAGATGCTGGAGATCTCAAATAA